Proteins encoded in a region of the Cytobacillus pseudoceanisediminis genome:
- a CDS encoding DUF309 domain-containing protein: MEDYPLEYYEFFVSFNEGDYYTCHDLLEEMWMTDKGNLFLKGLLQMSVSIYHYEYGNVKGARLMMQAAQEYLQSYRPKHWGINLEHVYGFIEECLTIFPENIDRLPFEMIETLPKLPQLVLYLED, encoded by the coding sequence ATGGAAGATTATCCTCTTGAATACTACGAATTCTTTGTCAGTTTCAATGAAGGTGACTATTACACATGCCATGATCTTCTTGAGGAAATGTGGATGACGGACAAAGGCAATTTATTTCTGAAAGGCCTGCTGCAAATGAGTGTCAGCATTTATCATTATGAATACGGCAATGTAAAAGGAGCAAGGCTGATGATGCAGGCGGCACAGGAATACTTGCAGTCTTACCGCCCTAAACACTGGGGGATTAATCTTGAGCATGTGTATGGGTTTATTGAAGAATGCCTTACTATTTTTCCGGAAAATATCGATCGGCTGCCATTTGAAATGATAGAAACTCTTCCTAAGCTGCCGCAGCTGGTCCTGTATTTGGAAGATTAG
- a CDS encoding 3D domain-containing protein has protein sequence MSKLKIWMKRSVMSALFIGALLTTFHSISGVEARSIVQLHQSDAEQAGEDGNSKFDHTLKSVGVAFKFLKQAVSLEPKISASEAVAIEQPPTLEESIDWSQYQKKQVIATGYTAFYESTGKNPDHPSFGITYSGVKVKRDLYSTVAADLNVFPIGTILFVPGYGYGVVADKGGAIKGNKLDLYYETVDDVYNNWGKKTLDVYIVEMGDGTLTEEELMLLNENESMQVFRQQYIKSEKK, from the coding sequence ATGAGCAAATTAAAAATATGGATGAAACGTTCGGTAATGTCAGCCTTATTTATAGGCGCGTTATTGACAACATTCCATTCGATTTCCGGAGTGGAAGCCCGATCAATTGTTCAGCTGCATCAAAGTGATGCTGAACAAGCTGGCGAAGATGGAAATTCAAAGTTTGACCATACATTAAAATCGGTTGGCGTAGCATTTAAGTTTTTGAAGCAGGCAGTGAGTCTGGAACCTAAGATTTCTGCGAGTGAAGCTGTAGCAATTGAGCAGCCGCCGACACTGGAAGAATCGATTGACTGGTCGCAGTATCAGAAAAAACAAGTAATAGCTACTGGATATACGGCATTTTACGAGTCGACAGGCAAAAATCCGGATCACCCGTCCTTTGGAATTACATACTCAGGAGTTAAAGTTAAAAGAGATTTATACTCTACAGTTGCAGCAGATTTAAATGTTTTTCCGATTGGAACGATCCTGTTTGTCCCGGGTTATGGGTATGGTGTTGTAGCCGATAAAGGCGGTGCTATTAAGGGGAATAAATTGGATCTCTATTATGAAACGGTAGATGATGTTTATAATAACTGGGGAAAGAAAACACTCGATGTTTACATCGTTGAAATGGGCGATGGTACCCTGACTGAAGAAGAATTAATGTTACTGAATGAAAATGAATCCATGCAGGTTTTTAGACAGCAATATATTAAATCTGAGAAAAAATAA
- a CDS encoding NUDIX domain-containing protein, translating to MGVEHKRGKVWLAVSGLVISPEGYWLVVKKKYGGLKGKWSLPAGFVEPGETADEAAVREVEEETGIKCSVKGLLGLRTGVLKGEVSDNMVMFLLEAEPGQSLKVQESELFDVQYRDPKELAEDPDASVLLKYILDPSDSSIKPLINGINPGDTFGYTAYKLFL from the coding sequence ATGGGAGTGGAACATAAACGGGGAAAGGTCTGGCTGGCGGTTTCAGGGCTCGTTATTTCACCTGAAGGTTATTGGCTTGTCGTTAAAAAGAAATACGGAGGCCTTAAAGGCAAATGGTCTCTGCCTGCCGGATTTGTCGAGCCGGGCGAAACAGCTGATGAAGCTGCAGTTCGTGAAGTTGAAGAAGAGACAGGAATTAAATGTTCAGTGAAAGGCTTGCTTGGATTGCGTACAGGTGTTCTCAAAGGGGAGGTCAGTGATAATATGGTTATGTTTTTGCTGGAAGCTGAGCCTGGACAATCATTAAAAGTTCAGGAAAGTGAACTTTTTGATGTGCAGTATCGCGATCCGAAAGAGCTTGCTGAAGACCCGGATGCATCAGTTCTTTTAAAATACATATTAGATCCTTCTGATTCCTCCATAAAACCTTTAATTAACGGCATTAATCCCGGAGATACTTTTGGATACACTGCATATAAACTATTTTTATAA
- a CDS encoding divergent PAP2 family protein, producing the protein MELLTNFPLWSALAAIFFAQFVKVPIQFIATRKVNWSLLTSTGGMPSSHSAAVTALSTGVALETGMESAVFAVSAVFAIITMFDATGVRRQAGEQAIVLNQLVADFNKFVEEAKTWQKKEGQEKQKELKELLGHKPIEVLFGGLTGILLTLALHYLFS; encoded by the coding sequence ATGGAGTTATTGACAAATTTTCCCTTATGGTCTGCATTGGCAGCCATCTTCTTTGCCCAATTTGTAAAAGTGCCCATTCAATTTATTGCCACCCGAAAAGTGAATTGGTCCCTTTTGACAAGTACTGGAGGGATGCCCAGCTCACACTCAGCAGCAGTAACTGCCCTTTCAACCGGGGTTGCACTAGAGACCGGAATGGAATCCGCTGTTTTCGCTGTCTCAGCCGTTTTTGCCATTATCACAATGTTTGATGCTACCGGAGTACGGCGTCAGGCTGGTGAACAGGCGATTGTACTAAACCAGCTTGTAGCCGACTTCAATAAATTCGTTGAAGAAGCAAAGACATGGCAGAAGAAAGAAGGCCAAGAAAAACAGAAAGAATTGAAGGAGCTGCTTGGCCATAAGCCGATAGAAGTTCTATTTGGCGGCCTGACTGGAATCCTATTGACTTTAGCTCTTCATTATTTATTTTCGTGA
- a CDS encoding YuiA family protein, whose product MTAKNYENKECMYCSGKGYFQLLLGGSETCSCCGGTGKKKE is encoded by the coding sequence ATGACAGCTAAGAATTATGAAAATAAAGAGTGTATGTATTGTTCAGGGAAAGGGTATTTCCAATTATTGTTAGGTGGATCTGAAACCTGCAGCTGCTGCGGTGGTACAGGAAAGAAAAAGGAATAA
- a CDS encoding leucyl aminopeptidase has product MFSVKKEFDFSAEQECLIVGVFDKPARLEGVLARADDQFDGQLTDLVKSGDISAKKKAIAKIHTFGKIGAKRLITVGLGKEKEFSFEGLREALGRAFKEVKSSKLQNAGVYLDTFIGGNVDALDAAHAASEAFALSTYKFEDYKQKSNEPEKDIESIAVYCEAADEEDVKASLTVGYAHGKGTNSARTLVNLPGNMLTATDLANYSSELAWRYGFEVEILEKEDMLKLGMGALLAVNQGSAEPPKMIVIKYQGKEEWKDVIGLVGKGITFDTGGYSIKPKDGIVGMKTDMGGAAAVLGAMEVIGELKPEQNVVAVIPSTDNMVSGTAFKPDDVITSMSGKTIEVLNTDAEGRLALADAVTYAKHHGADYLVDVATLTGGVIVALGEETTGALTNNEEWFEQVLEASYEAGEPIWRLPLFEKDKERIRSSKVADLNNSPGRAGHAIMGGGFVGEFAEDTPWVHLDIAGTATTSKSHDLGPDGATGVMVRTLALLVERFEVK; this is encoded by the coding sequence ATGTTTTCAGTAAAGAAAGAATTTGACTTCTCAGCCGAACAGGAATGCCTGATCGTTGGTGTCTTCGATAAACCAGCCAGGCTTGAAGGTGTATTGGCCCGTGCAGATGACCAATTTGACGGCCAGCTGACAGATTTGGTGAAAAGCGGAGATATTTCTGCCAAGAAAAAAGCCATTGCAAAAATACATACTTTTGGAAAAATTGGGGCCAAACGATTAATTACAGTAGGCCTTGGAAAAGAAAAAGAATTCAGCTTTGAAGGGTTACGTGAAGCATTGGGCAGGGCATTTAAGGAAGTGAAATCGTCCAAGCTTCAAAATGCGGGTGTTTACCTTGATACATTTATCGGAGGAAATGTAGATGCGCTTGATGCAGCCCATGCAGCCAGCGAGGCGTTTGCGCTTTCCACCTATAAGTTTGAAGATTACAAACAGAAATCGAACGAACCCGAAAAAGATATTGAAAGTATTGCTGTTTATTGCGAAGCCGCAGATGAGGAAGATGTAAAGGCCTCCCTTACAGTAGGGTATGCACACGGAAAAGGAACGAACTCAGCCCGTACATTAGTCAACCTGCCAGGCAATATGCTGACCGCCACTGATCTGGCAAATTACTCTTCTGAACTGGCATGGAGATACGGATTTGAAGTGGAAATACTTGAAAAAGAGGATATGCTTAAGCTTGGCATGGGTGCTCTATTGGCAGTAAATCAGGGATCAGCAGAGCCTCCTAAGATGATTGTCATTAAATATCAGGGCAAGGAAGAATGGAAGGATGTCATCGGCCTGGTGGGCAAAGGAATTACCTTTGATACAGGAGGCTATTCCATTAAACCAAAGGACGGCATTGTCGGTATGAAAACCGATATGGGCGGAGCGGCGGCTGTGCTTGGCGCAATGGAAGTCATCGGCGAACTGAAGCCTGAACAAAATGTTGTCGCTGTTATTCCTTCTACAGATAATATGGTGAGCGGAACAGCGTTTAAGCCGGATGATGTCATCACATCCATGAGCGGGAAAACCATTGAAGTTCTTAACACGGATGCAGAAGGGCGTCTGGCTCTTGCTGATGCGGTAACATATGCAAAGCATCATGGAGCGGACTACCTGGTGGATGTTGCCACTCTGACTGGCGGTGTCATTGTTGCACTGGGGGAAGAAACAACAGGTGCATTAACCAATAATGAAGAGTGGTTTGAGCAGGTGCTGGAAGCATCCTATGAAGCTGGCGAACCAATCTGGCGCCTGCCTCTCTTTGAAAAAGATAAAGAAAGAATCAGAAGCAGCAAAGTTGCGGATCTTAACAATTCGCCAGGACGTGCCGGCCATGCCATTATGGGCGGAGGATTTGTCGGCGAATTTGCCGAGGACACACCATGGGTGCATCTTGATATTGCCGGTACAGCCACAACATCAAAAAGCCATGATCTTGGACCAGACGGCGCTACAGGCGTTATGGTGCGTACTTTAGCACTGCTTGTTGAAAGATTTGAAGTAAAATAA
- a CDS encoding YuiB family protein, whose amino-acid sequence MQMTIFVLPISMLLFFVLFFGIGFILNMLLRMSWIMAIIYPIIAIFIIDKVRFIEYFQDPGESFSSLGVELSSLALADILILSSGMAGAIVAGITIRLLRKKGYRMF is encoded by the coding sequence ATGCAAATGACGATTTTCGTTTTGCCTATTTCAATGCTTCTATTTTTTGTGCTGTTTTTTGGGATAGGTTTTATATTAAATATGCTGTTAAGAATGTCCTGGATCATGGCCATTATTTATCCAATTATCGCTATCTTTATCATCGATAAAGTTCGTTTTATTGAGTATTTTCAGGACCCGGGAGAATCGTTTTCCAGTCTTGGCGTTGAGTTGTCCAGCCTCGCTCTGGCTGACATCCTCATATTAAGCAGCGGAATGGCAGGCGCCATCGTTGCCGGAATTACCATTAGGCTGCTCCGTAAAAAAGGATATCGGATGTTTTAA